One genomic segment of Naumovozyma castellii chromosome 9, complete genome includes these proteins:
- the CCZ1 gene encoding Ccz1p (ancestral locus Anc_3.396), whose amino-acid sequence MLKYLTIFDPSRSHGEDDTYRELLLYHQFVRNGDQRDGNDNGERPEGGTTNNVKLSQIGIIQGIWTLTQSLGGVAEETEKVIELDKETILVIKVEQKYFIAICLARDKQASVSSHFYLKQLWLSYRFFNLKYGLFDNCNDTKLSGLLNEHFVIFWNNIFLKPDIMIRKGLELLWDDKFKVAEFPQMKDPSWESKIIQDILLAKDSYLGIKDIALYHLPKSNVPKKNRLNNKTFGFMRNFTSNLETLPDLSNWIYHLHSVYDELSSHIIAGNVHYKELPTEDQQPATNDNTATTLRPEDNVTSNANFKDKFLHNLTLPISFAYDAVQEVGATTGISSSMSILRDYIPRWPMTTTQEPQESPRMGMNAHNNETESELDRSRYAYLISPMCAELLPDGYKLQKLKLKFTDTDKELNTYDCLFWYYNDVLAIIICHEGFSKIWDQEYLKDLSYKLSEGVRQFYEVAFPTVTHHHDSVESFAYMLVTPTQIKSSIPTCYGSHDTLDVSPLTLVINGLDSMFTGGLGNHNTDDADDGEDNDNDNERNWGVDIMGGLFGYGDSQKVTVKKKKLEKRVRYTNFIDSMDDDKLWELHVMIFKFLESLKNSRRQDGFIEERLLRLNNGVLCYIREDRGNDELVIIVKNWFEMDTMANEGSNGLFSSLGKDVTQWWDSIREGE is encoded by the coding sequence ATGCTGAAATATCTGACAATCTTTGATCCTTCAAGGAGTCACGGTGAAGACGACACATACAGGGAATTGCTGCTGTACCATCAGTTCGTGAGAAATGGTGATCAACGAGATGGCAATGACAATGGTGAACGACCGGAAGGTGGTACAACGAATAATGTTAAGCTTTCACAGATTGGGATTATTCAAGGTATCTGGACGTTGACTCAATCGCTGGGAGGTGTTGCAGAGGAGACAGAGAAAGTCATTGAATTGGACAAGGAAACAATTTTAGTTATCAAAGTTGAACAAAAGTATTTTATAGCCATCTGTTTGGCAAGAGATAAGCAAGCTAGTGTATCTTCTCACttttatttgaaacaacTGTGGTTAAGTTACcgattcttcaatttgaaatatgggCTATTTGATAATTGTAATGATACAAAGTTGAGTGGGTTACTTAATGAACATTTCGTCatattttggaataatatCTTCTTAAAACCTGATATTATGATACGAAAAGGTTTGGAATTGTTATGGGATGATAAGTTTAAAGTGGCTGAGTTTCCTCAAATGAAAGATCCATCATGGGAATCTAAGATTATTCAGGACATCTTACTCGCGAAGGATAGTTATCTTGGTATTAAGGACATTGCTCTGTATCATTTACCCAAGAGTAACGTCCCCAAGAAAAATCGTCTTAACAATAAGACGTTTGGGTTTATGAGAAACTTCACTTCCAACTTGGAGACTTTGCCTgatctttccaattggaTATACCATTTGCATTCAGTATACGACGAGTTATCTAGTCATATCATTGCAGGGAATGTGCATTACAAAGAACTACCTACAGAAGATCAACAACCAGCAACCAATGATAATACTGCTACTACATTGAGACCAGAAGATAACGTGACGTCGAATGCCAACTTCAAGGATAAATTTTTACATAATCTGACCTTACCCATCTCCTTCGCCTATGACGCCGTCCAAGAAGTCGGAGCCACAACAGGGATATCCAGTAGTATGTCGATATTGCGAGATTATATACCTAGATGGCCAATGACTACCACACAGGAACCGCAGGAATCGCCCCGAATGGGGATGAATGCCcacaataatgaaactgaATCTGAATTGGATCGTTCACGATACGcatatttaatttcacCAATGTGTGCTGAACTATTGCCAGATGGTTACAAGTTGcaaaaattgaagttgAAATTCACAGATACGGACAAGGAGCTCAATACATATGATTGTCTGTTCTGGTACTACAATGATGTACTAGCCATCATTATTTGTCACGAGGGATTTAGTAAGATTTGGgatcaagaatatttgaaagatttaagCTATAAGTTGTCTGAAGGTGTGAGACAATTTTATGAAGTGGCTTTCCCCACGGTGACTCATCATCATGACTCGGTGGAATCATTTGCATATATGTTGGTGACGCCGACGCAAATCAAGTCTTCCATTCCTACTTGTTACGGTTCTCATGATACTTTGGATGTATCGCCGTTGACGCTCGTGATTAACGGGTTGGACTCTATGTTTACTGGGGGATTGGGAAACCATAATACTGATGATGCGGATGATGGTGAAGACAATgacaatgataatgaaaggAATTGGGGGGTTGACATAATGGGTGGATTGTTTGGATATGGTGATTCTCAGAAGGTGACTgttaagaagaagaaactggAGAAGAGAGTACGATATACCAATTTCATTGATTCCATGGATGACGATAAGTTATGGGAGTTACATGTGAtgatcttcaaatttttggaatcattgaagaattcaagaagGCAGGATGGGTTTATTGAGGAGAGATTACTGCGTTTAAATAATGGTGTGTTGTGCTACATTAGAGAGGATAGAGGCAATGATGAATTAGTCATTATTGTAAAGAATTGGTTTGAGATGGACACCATGGCTAATGAGGGAAGTAACGGATTATTCTCTAGTTTGGGCAAGGATGTCACACAATGGTGGGATAGTATACGTGAGGGTGAGTAG
- the SRP54 gene encoding RNA-binding signal recognition particle subunit SRP54 (ancestral locus Anc_3.395), which produces MVPNFQWSRPVIITVHYRLLVSLPARNNWKRLLSNTRLISRRTGTELPKQDTKERSRHISIMVLADLGKRINGAVNNALSNTSDDYAVNVDTMLKAIVTALLESDVNIALVSRLRNNIKSKLMAQKPASGSTNAQTKKLIQKTVFDELCNLVDCDVKEPFNPKKKQCNVIMFVGLQGSGKTTSCTKLAVYYQKRGFKVGLVCADTFRAGAFDQLKQNAIKARIPFYGSYTETDPVQVADEGIKKFKKEKFEIIIVDTSGRHRQEEALFQEMIEISHVVKPNQTIMVLDASIGQAAEQQSKAFKDSSDFGAIILTKMDGHAKGGGAISAVAATHTPIIFIGTGEHVHDFEKFSPKSFVSKLLGIGDIESLMEQIQTVSNEEDTKAVMENIQQGKFTLLDFKKQMQTIMKMGPLSNIAQMIPGMSNMMNQVGEDEASSKMKRMIYVLDSMTKEELDSDGRIFIEQPSRMIRVAKGSGTSVFEIEGILMQQRMFASMAQSAKAGGAGAGGMPGAGGMPGMPNMPGMPKISPQMMQQAQQRLRQNPGMMQNMQNMFGGAGGGMPDMNEMMKMMQDPNMQKMAQQFGMGM; this is translated from the coding sequence ATGGTTCCAAACTTTCAGTGGTCAAGACCTGTCATAATCACTGTTCATTACCGTCTCCTCGTTTCCCTACCCGCACGGAACAACTGGAAGCGACTTTTATCCAACACTCGATTAAtatcaagaagaacaggAACAGAACTTCCGAAACAGGATACCAAAGAGAGAAGCAGACACATAAGCATCATGGTCTTAGCTGATTTAGGTAAAAGAATCAACGGAGCCGTCAACAATGCTCTCTCCAATACGTCGGACGACTATGCCGTCAACGTGGACACAATGTTGAAAGCCATCGTGACAGCCCTGCTGGAATCAGATGTCAATATTGCCCTTGTGTCACGTCTCAGGAACAACATCAAGAGTAAACTGATGGCCCAGAAACCCGCTTCTGGGTCCACTAACGCACAGACTAAGAAACTGATCCAGAAGACGGTTTTTGACGAGTTGTGTAATTTGGTGGATTGTGACGTGAAGGAACCATTtaatccaaagaagaaacaatgCAACGTGATCATGTTTGTTGGTCTTCAAGGGTCAGGTAAGACTACGTCGTGTACGAAATTGGCTGTCTATTACCAAAAGAGAGGTTTTAAAGTTGGGTTGGTTTGTGCTGATACTTTCCGTGCTGGTGcatttgatcaattgaaacaaaacGCTATCAAGGCTAGAATCCCATTTTATGGTTCATATACGGAGACTGATCCTGTGCAAGTGGCCGATGAAGGTATTAAGAAGTtcaaaaaggaaaaattcGAAATTATCATTGTGGATACCTCTGGTAGACATCGTCAAGAGGAGGCTctatttcaagaaatgatCGAAATTTCGCATGTAGTGAAACCAAACCAAACCATTATGGTTTTGGATGCATCCATTGGTCAAGCTGCTGAACAACAATCCAAGGCTTTCAAGGACTCGTCAGATTTTGGTGCTATTATCTTGACCAAGATGGACGGTCACGCTAAAGGTGGTGGTGCCATCTCTGCTGTTGCCGCCACTCATACCCCGATTATATTCATTGGTACTGGTGAACACGTTCATGATTTTGAGAAATTCTCTCCCAAATCATTTGTATCTAAATTACTAGGGATTGGTGACATTGAAAGTTTAATGGAACAGATTCAAACTGTGTCCAACGAAGAGGACACCAAGGCAGTGatggaaaatattcaacaaGGTAAATTTACATTATTAGATtttaagaaacaaatgcaaacaataatgaagatgggCCCCCTATCCAATATTGCACAAATGATCCCAGGGATGAGCAATATGATGAATCAAGTTGGTGAAGACGAAGCTTCTTCcaagatgaagagaatgatTTATGTGTTGGACTCAATGACCAAAGAAGAGCTAGATAGTGATGGTAGAATATTCATTGAACAACCAAGCAGAATGATCAGAGTGGCCAAGGGTTCAGGCACATcagtttttgaaattgaaggaatATTAATGCAACAACGTATGTTTGCCAGTATGGCACAATCTGCTAAGGCTGGTGGAGCAGGTGCCGGTGGTATGCCTGGAGCTGGTGGTATGCCTGGGATGCCTAATATGCCTGGGATGCCCAAGATTTCACCTCAAATGATGCAACAAGCTCAACAAAGACTAAGGCAAAATCCAGGTATGATGCAGAATATGCAAAACATGTTTGGTGGTGCCGGTGGTGGTATGCCCGATATGAAtgaaatgatgaagatgatgcAAGATCCAAACATGCAGAAGATGGCTCAGCAATTTGGTATGGGTATGTAA